From uncultured Desulfobacter sp.:
GGGAACGAATTTATTGCTCATCCTCGTTGCCGGTTTCAGGATAAACCATTTTTCCGGTCATGGACAAATCGTATCCACCCAGTTCATCTGCAGTTCTTTTAATCACCTTACCTTTAAGCATGGCCAGAAACAATTGAACGCCCTGCTCAAAAAAGCTGTCTTTATTGACAAAAAGGTCAAAACGCTCCCAGCACAGGGAAATGAAATCCAATCCCAGAAGGTTGGCCACGGCTCTGATGCCGGGCGCGGCATGGGCTTTTCCATTAAGTATGGCCAGGCCTGCATCCATATGCCGGGAGACACAGTTCTCATATCCATTAATGGCGTCACCATCCATTCCAAACCGTTTTAACTCCCGGTCCAGAATCTGCCGGGCTCCGGTACCAATACGGCGATTGACTATAGTAACTCCCTTTTTGGAAAGGTCTTTTACAGACGAGAGCCCCAGGGGATTATTTTTTTGAATGATCAGGCCCTGCTCTCTATGGCACAGGTTGACAACCGCCGAAGCCTGGGCAATTTCTTCGTCCATGAACGGGAAAGCAGTATCGCTGTTTTCATCTGCCGACCGGCAACCGGCAATGTGGCACAAATTTTTTCTTAAGGCCGTAAGCCCGCCCATGCTGCCGGCCAGGCCGAACAGCGCCATGTGTTCACTGTGTTTCAAATTGAATGTGGCAACCAGGGTATCCAGCAGCAGATCATTGGCGCCGGATATAAGAACCAGTCCGTGATATGGGGGCAGCTTAACCTGTTCCGGAAAATTCCGGGTGCCATTTTCAACCCATTGGCGGACAAGATCAAGGGGAAACAACCATTTCCCCGTTACTTTAGAAGCCGGCAGGCCCTTTTCAGCGATCAGGGAATAGATCATTTTCTCGTTTACATTAAGATATTTTGCCACCTGTCGCGTGGTAAGTATTTCGTCCATGTTTTGATGCCTTTGAATCCTTGTTTATATCTGGTCTGCCAATGCCGCGGTAATATCTGCTGTCACCCGGCCGGGCAACTTTTGGCCACACGCTATTTTGATGTCGCAGAATTTATCGTACAAAGGTGCTCTTTCTTTGTAAAGCGCATAAATGCTGCTGCTCGGATCAATGGCAACCCCCCTGGCGTCAAGATCGGACAGCCGGTTCAGCAGGGTAGGCAGATCTGCATGCAGGTAGATGACCGTGGCAATTTTTTTTAAATGGTACATGGCCTGTTCCCGGTAGATGACTGAACCTCCGGTTGAAATGACCTGGCGTTTGCCGCCAAGGCCGAGCAGGCACTCGGCCTCAATGTCCAGAAAGCCCTTAAGTCCCTTTTTTTTAATAATCTGGGCAAGGGTCATGTTTTCCCTTGTCTGGATAACAATATCCGTATCCAAAAATTCGTATCCCAACTGTTTCGCCAGAAGCACCCCTACCGTACTTTTTCCAACAGCCGGCATGCCTATTAACGCAACGCTCATGTATTGAGATATCACTTATTCCTTGTTAATACTCATGATGTTAGCTTTTTGATTCTCCGGCTGAAGTACTCTGGGTATAAATCCCCAGATTTTTTCAACCCCCAGGGAGACCAGGAATACGGTGCCGGCCACCATGATAATGGCAGCCCCCGAGGTTAGGTCAAACCGGTAGGACAGATACAGCCCTGCCATCGTGAAACAGGCGCCCAGCAAGCTTGAACCGATCATCATGGTACCCAGGGACCGGGCATATTTTTCCACCATGAAAGGCGGGATAGTCAGCAGCGCAATAACCATGATCAGTCCCACCACCTGGATCACCATAACCACGGTAAATCCGAGCATGGCAATCAGGGAAAAATATATCCCACGCACCGGAAGTCCCCGCAAGCCGGCAAACTCCTCGTCATAGGAAATGGCCATAAGTTCCTTATAGAAAAAGACGACCAGAAAAAGAATCAGGGCGCCGATGACACCCATGAGAATCAGGTCCGATCCCGGCACGGTGAGAATGCTGCCGAAAAGATAGCTCATCAAATCCACATTATACCCCGGGGTCAGGTCCACCAGAATAATACCGAATGCCATACCCACAGCCCAAATCACACCAATGACCGTATCCGCCCGTTGCCGGTTGTTCAGGGTCACTGCCGCCATAACCAGGGAGGCAACCAGGGAAAATCCCATGGTGGAAGGAATCACCGGCCAGTTAAAATAAAATGCCATGCCGATCCCGCCATAGGCGGCGTGGGCTATTCCGCCGGATAAAAACACAATGCGGTTTACCACGACCAAGGTACCCATGATGCCGCAAATGATGCTGGTCAGTAATCCTGCAGCCAAAGCGTGGCGCATGAATTCGTAATTAAGGATTTCCATCGGCATCTCCACTTCTTTTTAGACCAGTCCCGGGAAGCCCCTGGGCCAACACCTGGACCCGGCAAACATCTTCCACCGTACAATTATACATGGTTTCAAGCGACTGCCCTTCAATCTCCTTTTGGGTGTGATAATACAGCCGATGGTTCACGCAGGCCACGGATTTGACATAACCGGACACGGCAAACAGGTCATGGGTCACCACCACAATGGCCACATCCTTATTCAAGGTTTGAAGCAGGTTTAAAAAATCCCTCCGCCCCTCGGAGTCTATGCCAGCCGTGGGTTCATCCAGAAGCAACAGGCGCGGCTGGGTCATCAGAGCCCGGGCGATAAACACCCGCTGGCGCTGTCCCCCGGACAGTTCCCCGATCTTTTTGCGGGCGTGTTTGCTCATGCCCAGACGTTCCAAGGTGGCTAACCCATCTTTTTCACACTCTTTCCGGGTCTGCGCAGACTGCCCGAAATGCCCACCCGTCCCCAAACACCCCATGAGCACCACATCCAGGGCGGTAATGGGAAAATGGTCGTTGATATGGACGTTCTGGGGCACATATCCCAAGGCCTGGGTTAGCTTGCCTGGACGTTCACCCAGCACCCGGATTTGACCTTTGTCAGGCTTAAGAAGCCCTAGGATTAACCGAATCAGGGTGGATTTCCCCCCGCCGTTGGGGCCGATAACGGCCATAAAATCATGTTCCCGGATGGTCAGGTTGATATCGGAAAGAACAACATCCTCTCCATTGTAGGAAAAATCCACATTCTCAACCGTAACCAGCGCTTTTTCTAAATTCTCGACTATTTCAGGACCTCCTTGAATTGTTCAGCCATTTTTTTCATATTATCCAGCCAGTCCAGAGCCAGGGGATTAGCCCGCATGACCTGGCCATTGATTTCCTTGGCCACAAGTTCTGCACTTTTGCTTGAAAACTGAGGCTGGACAAAAACCACCTTGATACCTTCGACTCTGGCATGCGCTATCAGTTCCTGCAACTGGGCTGGTTTCGGCGCCTTGCCTTCTATTTCAATGGGGATCATTTTCAAATTGTAATCCCGGGCAAAGTAGCCCCATGCCGGATGAAAAACCATAAACTGGATGCCGACATTGTCCGTTAACATCCCGGTCAGATCCTGGTCAAGGGCATCAAGTTCCTTGATAAAGGCATTGTAATTGATCGTGTAGAAGCCCTTATTTTCAGGATCTGCGGCGACAAGGGCATCAAAGATGTGGCCGGCCTGTATCTTGACCAACTTAGGGGAAAGCCAGATATGGGGGTCCAGCACGGCATGGCCATGATCATCCTCATGGTCATGATCCGCCTCTGTCGTAGCCTTATCATCATGGTGGTCCGCCTGGTATTCATTCTCATGATGATGCGCAGCCATGGGCTGTTTTTCTATGCCTTTGTCTGTGTGAACAATGGTCATATCCGGATTTGCGGATGCAATTTTGTCCAGCCAGAACGTTTCAAAGGGCACACCAATGGAAAAATAGAGGCGGGTTTTGGATAATTTTACCATCTGTGCCGGTTTTGGCTCGTATGTGGCCGGGCTTGCCCCGGGTTGGACCATCACGGAAACATCCACCTTATCTTTGCCGATTTGTTGCACAAAATATTGCTGGGGCACGATGCTGACAAACACGGGAACCGGCGTCTTGGCCCAGGCCGGTGCGTAGAACACTGCAATGACAGAAATAACCGTAAACAACTTAACAAACCGCTTCATATCAGTCTCCTTTTGAACAAGTTGGATATCATCATGCAGGGCAGAATCATGAATAGTTCATCAATGCAAATTTATTGCATTTTGCAAAAAAGGCAAAGTGTTTTTATTTTTTCATAACACTACAAGTCGTTCGTATGTTATTTGACGCCTAAAAAGAAATTGGGCAAAAAGGCTATTTGGGGATGGACACTAAGGACCGCAGATTAAATAAGTTGGGCAGAAATAGCGCCGAATTTTGGTTCATATACAAGGCGCATTAAAGGTTGAATAGCATGCCTATTGGGCCTTTAACGCAACGAAGTAGATGGGCCAAAAGGCAAGTTATTTCGTTCAAATTATTTAATCTGCGGTCCTAATTAAGGTCCTCATTGTCTTTTTTAAAGTCTGGAATTTTAACCACAGGCACCCCCTCTTTTTCCAGGGTCTTTTCCTCTTCCTTGGTTGTGGTTCCCCGGATTTGCTTGAACTCCTTGGCCCCGTAATGCATTTCCAACGCTTCTTTGGCAAAGGATGAGCCTACATCCTCGTAATTGTTTTCAACGTACCGGCTCATTTTTTCGGCAAGCTCGGTCATGGCCTCCATCTGGGCCTGGGAAGCCATCTCCCGGCCTGAAGCAACAGGGTTTGGGGAAGCAGATTTCCGTATGGCCACAGCAGACAGTTTGGGACTTACGGAAAAACTGTCGCACACCGGGCATTGCAGAAGACCCTGCTCCTGCTGCCGGTTAAGGTCGTCCCGGTCATCAAACCAGCCTTCAAACACATGGCCGTTAATGCATTCTAAATCAAATACTATCATTTCGTGAGATATACGTTATTTCACCATTTTTTTCAATTGAGAAATGCGCTCCAGATCCTGTTGAGAGCGCACACAGGGGAACAGGCTGTTGTTGGTCAATGCCGGATGGGCCGTGATATCAAAACGGGCATTTTTGACGGCATCCGCCCACATGGGGGTATGGGGAATGGGGGTGTAATAGGCCAGAACCGGGGTGAGTCCCAGTTGTTTCACCAGGGTTATGGACCCTTCCACTTCATCAAGGTTCTGGTCGGGCAATCCGCATAAAAGGTAGGCGCCCAGCTGATCCTTTGCAAATCCTGCTGCGCGCAGATTATCCACGGCCATAAGAAATTCATTCCGTTTAACCTTAATGTCGTGGCGATGACTTGAAAAATCTGCAGTTTCAAGTCCTAAACGGATGGTTTTAAAATCCGCTTTGAACATCAGATCTGCTGCTTTTGCCGAGATCTCTTTGATGTGCACGGCATTAGGGGTATGAAAAAAGAGGTCCATTTTTTCATCAATAATGCGTTCAAGCAGAGGAAATGCGTATTTTTCAGGCTGGATCAAAAGCGCATCATCGTAAAAGGCAAAATTTTTCACCTGAAAATTGTTGTGCCAATGGCAAATCTCTTGAAAGACATTTTCAGGGGAGCGCCGCCGAAACCGTGGTTCAAGAAAGGAGGAAGCGCAATATTCGCAGGAAAAGGGACACCCCCGGGAGGTGAGGATCGGGGCATAGGCCATGGTGTCCTGGAGATCCAGGGCTGCAAAAGGCGTGGTGTCAAGATCTGCCGGGTCCGGTATGTGATTCAGGGTAAATCCGGTGTACGTTTCAACTAAGTCTGCAAGAACGGGTTCGGCCGGGCCGGTGACGACATGATCCGCCCCGGAATATTTCCGGGCATGGGTTTTACAAAGACTTGCGTAAATACCGCCCAACACCACGGGCACACCGGGATAATTTTTTTTAAGCAGGGCAATGGTTTCAGCCACACCCGTGGCCCAATAGGTCATAAGCGATGTGACCAGAATCAGGTCCGGCCGATCCATTTCCAAAAGATCCTGTTCAATCCACGCTTTTAAAGCCCCGTACCGGGTAAATTTTCCACCGAGGCTTCCCAGGTGAGTTTCAAGCGCACTTGGTAAAGGAATCTGGGTTTTTTCAAAGGGACCTCTGCCGTCCCAATACACCTTGACACGATTTGTTTTCCGGGGGTGAAACCGATTCATGCAGTCCAAAAATGAAACCCGCACGCGGTTTTGCCGCAGGATGGCGGCAATGGTGAAAAGACCTAACGGCCGGGCCCAGAAATCAAAGGCCGCAAAATCGTGGACCCAGGGATTGACGCAAAGAATGTGGGGCGGATCAGTTTTCAAAATACTGCATGGAGGTTTTTTTCAGCTCCCGGCGGGAAAACAGCAGGTGATAAATTTTTTCACCTGTGGCTTCGGAAAGTTTTGCAGCAATGGCAAAGCATTCGTCTTCGGAGGCCCCGTGAACCATGGTGTATAGATTCTTATCCCACCCAGGCGCAGGATTTCTCCGGTAGCAATGGGTGACTTCACGAAAGGATGCCATGATACTGCCCACCTCTTCCACCCGCTCCTCAGGCACTTTCCAGGCCACCATGGCATTGGCCTTAAATCCTGATTTCTGATGTTTGAGGGTGGCACCAAACCGCCTGATCATATTTCTGTCATGAAGGCCGGACAGTACTTCAAGGAATTTTTCCTCTGAAATGCCGATCTGTTCTGCCATGACAAGATAGGGGCGTTTGCAGACCGGAATATCGGTCTGCAGCAATGAAATTACTTTTTTTTCCAGGTCTGTGAGGGATGTTGTCATAAACTTTTTTTCCAAAGCCCTTTTTGGGGCTGCGTTTTTATCACTCGATGATCAAGTTTTTGTTAATTTGCCCAACTTCGGCGTTGGAAAAAATTTTTAAGCCTCAAAATATATTGTATATTCCTCCGGTTAAAAATTTTTCCCGCCTTGAATTTGAACAAATTCCCTAAAAACTTGATGATTGAGTATCAATTTTTTTATCTGGGAACAATGCCATAATCTGCTCTTCACCGGCACCGCAGATGCCGCGTTCGGTGATGAATCCGGTTACAAGGCGGGCCGGGGTCACGTCAAATGCGTGGTTGGCGGCCGGACTATTTTCCGGGGGCACCAGAACAGATGAAATTTTTCCATCAAAAAAACCTTGCACATATTTAATCTCGCCCGGGTCCCGCTCTTCAATGGGAATATCTTTTACACCATCGGTGATGGTCCAGTCAAAGGTGGATGAGGGCAGCGCCACATAAAAGGGCACATTATTGTCCCGGGCAGCCAGCGCCTTGAGATAGGTGCCGATTTTGTTGGCTACATCGCCGGCCCGGGTGGTGCGATCCGTACCGACAAGAACCAGATCCACCATGCCGTGCTGCATGAGATGGCCCCCGGCGTTATCTGTGATCACGGTATGACGGATGCCATGTTTACCAAGCTCCCAGGCGGTGAGGCGCGATCCCTGGTTCAAGGGCCGTGTTTCATCCACCCAGACATGAATGTCAATGCCTGCATCAAAGGCGGTGTACATGGGCGCTGTGGCCGTGCCGTACTCAATGCAGGCAAGCCATCCTGCATTGCAGTGGGTCAAAATGTTTACGGGCTGACCGTTTTTCTTTGCAGCAATCTCTTTGATGATGGACAGGCCAAATTCACCGATTTTTTGGCAATTCACCGCCTCTTCTTCCACAATTCCTAAGGCTTCTTTCAAGGCTGCCGCCACCCGGGCATCATATCCTGACGCGTTGAGGGCTTTTTCCATGACCCGGTCCACGCCCCAGGCCAAATTGGTGGCAGTAGGCCGGGCATCACGAAGGCGTGCGCACTCACGCTTAAACCATGTATCATCCGCACCTTGGTTATCCTTCTGCACCAGGATGACATAGACACCCAAGGCCCCTGTGGCACCGATCAACGGGGCGCCTCTGACATACATATCTTTGATAGCATGAATGACCAGATCATTGGTTGTCAGATCTTGAACAATCAGTTCATGGGGCAGGCGCCTTTGGTCTATGACCTTGACGGTTTTTGACTCATTATCAAACCAGATGGGCCGCATCTGTTTTCCATCCACATTCATGGTGTGTTTCCTTCGGGATTTTAGTTTTCCAAATTCTTATATCTCAAACGGCTAATTTGTACAATAAAACCCCAAACCGGATCAGGAATCAAGGCGCAATGATATTTTAGGGCCATGGAAATATCAAATAAGCACCAATCCAGGGATAAAATGAAAATGCTTGTCCCTGGTAAACATTTTATATCCGTGCTGGAAGGCAATGGCGGCAATCCATATATCATTTGTTGGTATGGGCGTTCCCGCTTTTTTCAGATTATCAAGTACAGACGCATAGAACTCAGCAGTTTCCGCATCAACAGAAAGGACAATAACCCGTGGAGAATCTAAAAAGAGATATAATTCATCCCGGTTTATTGCTTCCCTGTTGCCGCCTTTGAATCCGGCGTAAAGTTCGCCCACACTTATGACTGAGAACCCGATGCTGTCTATTTTTCTCAATTCGCCGACAACGGCAACATCTCCTTTCATGGCCAGGGAATAAATGTTGGTATCAATCAATACCTTTTTCATTCCATATCTCCGGTTCAATACGCCGCTCTTTATTGATATTGTTTTCTATCGTCTTAAATTCTGTCTCACTCCATCTGCCAAAAAGATCGTCAAGATCATCATACGCCCTGGAATACAACTTCTGTTTTTTTATACCAAGGCGTTCCTGAATCAGGTCAATGACTAACTGGTTAACGCTTTTGCCTTTTTCCTGGGCAATCTGTTTCAATTTTTCAGCAAGCTTAGGTTCAATACCTCTGATTGTCATGGTTTTCATATGCCCTCCAAATTGAAATCTTTTTTTGAAGTCATTTTAGAGTCATTATATGACATCTTTTATTGAATAGCAAAAAATTCATTCTGTCAAACTGCGAATAAACGGGCCTGTGGCATCCACCCCTTTTTGCTCCACCTCCCGGATGGTTTGGGAACCCACCACGGCAATGTCGGCTTTGCCCACAAGAAAATCAATGTCTGCTTTTTCCTTTACCCCGAATCCCACGGCCGTAGGCAGCCGGGTGGATTTTTGGCACCGGGCAAGGTAACTGCCCATGTCAGATGAGAACTGGGTTTCTTTTCCGGTCACCCCTTTTCTTGCCAGACAGTAAATAAAGCCTGTGGCATGGGTATCGATCATCTTCATGCGCTGGTCCGAGGTTTCCGGAGAAAAGATGAACACTGCTGACATATCATTTTTTTTCATGGCTGACAGATAATCATCCGCTTCTTCCGGGGGAAGATCCGGGACAATGGCGCCTTTAACCCCGATTTCCGACATGCGGGCGGCAAAGGCATCCATGCCATATTTATAAAGGATATTGCCATAGGTCATGAACAAAAACGGAATGTCAAAGCTGTCTGACACTTTTTGGGCAAAGTCAAAACATTGTTCCACGGTGGCACCGCTGTCAAGGGCGGCCTGGTTGGCTTTGAGAATCACCGGCCCGTCTGCCATGGGTTCTGAAAACGGGATCTGCAGCTCCATTAAGTCTACGCCTGCATCCACCATCTGCCTGACAATTTCAAAGGAGGCCTCAAAGGAAGGGTATCCCATGACAATATGGGTCATCAACAGGATATCTTTTTTCTTTCGTTGCTCCCGGATATAGGTTTCCAGAAAGACGGGGGCAGTTGTCTGGGTTTTTGTTTCAGTCATTTTGATATTCTCCAGCTTTAGAACAGATAAATTCTTTCCATTTGGGATCGCCAATGGCATCGGCCACGGTAAAGATGTCTTTATCCCCCCGGCCGGACTGGTTGATGATAATAATATCATCCGTTGACATGTTCGCAACTTCCTTAAAGGCGCCTGCAAAGGCATGGCAAGACTCCAGGGCCGGAATAATGCCTTCCATCTGCATGGTCAGCTTCAGGGCGTCCACCACCTCGGTGTCCGTGGCATATTCAAACCGGGCTTTACCCTGATCGTGCATATTGGCAAGAATGGGGGAAACACCGACATAATCCAGACCTGCGGAAATGGAGTGGGTCTCTTTCATCTGGCCGTCACTGTTCTGCAGAAAATAAGTTTTATAACCCTGGGCAATGCCGAAACTGGCATCGTCGGAACAAAGCCGGGATGCGTGACGGCCCGACGCAATACCTTCTCCTCCTGCCTCCACACCCACAAGTTCAACCGGATCATCCATGAATCCCTGAAAAAGTCCCATGGCATTGGAACCACCGCCCACACAGGCAAAAACCTTGGTCGGCAGCCGGCCTTCTGCTTTCATGATCTGGGCACGGGCTTCCTTTCCAATAATGGACTGGAACCAAGAGACCATTTCAGGGAAAGGATGGGGTCCGCAGGCGGTTCCCAGGACATAGTGGGTGGTGTCCATGTTGGTCACCCAGTCCCTGAAGGCCTCGTTGATGGCATCTTTGAGAATCCGGGTACCGTCGGTAACCGGCACCACGGTGGCGCCAAGCTGCTCCATCCAGAACACATTGGGCCGCTGGCGCAATACATCCACCTCACCCATATAAATGGTGCAGTCAAATCCAAATTTGGCCGCCATGGTGGCCGTGGCCACCCCATGCTGGCCGGCGCCGGTTTCGGCAATCACCCGTTTTTTACCCATTCTTTTTACTAAAAGCCCTTGCCCCATGACGTTGTTGGCCTTATGGGCACCAGTGTGGTTCAAATCTTCCCGTTTAATATAAATTTTTGCCCCGCCAAAGTGCCGGGTAAGGTTCTCGGCATAAGTCAACGGCGTGGGACGGCAGGAATATGTTGCCATCAGGGTTTCATATTCTTCCCAGAAATGCTTGTCTTCTTTGGCCTGCCTGAACTGGGCATTCAACTCCTCAAAGGTGGCCACAAGGATTTCAGGTAAAAATGCCCCGCCAAAGGGGCCGTAATATCCGCATTTTTTCATATATCTGCCTTTCATAAAATGGTTGGCAATTTGAGTAGGATCATAAATTTATATCTGGTTTTTAATGGTCTGAGTAAAAGCAAACCGGTCCGTGCGACAGAACAGCACCGAATAGACTGCGCCGGGTGCTTTGGGAAAGTTTAACAGCCGCCGGACCACCAAAATCGGATCTAAAGGCGACATACCCAAAAGGGATGCCCGTTGTTCATTCAAGGTTTCCACCTGGAACTGCTGGTTGCCGTCGGAGGGTGTAAGGTAAAACCGCTCGGACACCACCCGGGACAAGGATTTATCCCCAAGATCCATATCGTCAATACCTGCAAACAGATCCGGATCCAGAAAAATATCCTCCAGCAATACAGGCTCATCCCGGGCCACGGTCAAACGGGACATGGCAAAGGCGGGTTTACCGTGAAACGGGTTTGCCACATCGCCTGTAACAACTTTTTTTTTCAAAGGCACAATCACTCTTTTTTGGGTGGGAACCCCCTTGGTTGAAAATGCCTGGGAGGTCCCGGCAAGGGAAAACAGATCAATTTGCGGCGAAGGTTCCTTCACAAAAGTTCCGGATCCCCGCTTTCTTTGTATCAGACCCCTCTGCACCAAAATATCCATGGCCTGGCGTACGGTGGGACGGCCCACCCCATATGATTTTGCAAGTACCGTTTCAGACGGAATCATACGTCCGGGCGAGTAAACACCCTCCCGGATACGGGACTGGAGCTGCTCACAAATTTGGTGATACAAGGGTATGGGGGAGTCTGGATTGAGCATAGGCGGCCTTATTCTCAAACTTGCAGCCAACCGTAAAGGGTCTCTGACCCGTTATCCGGCGGACTGCTCAATTAATAATTGACGATATCATAACCGTTAATATGTAAAGTTGTCAAGACATTTTAACAAATCGACTCCAGTTAAAAGGCAAGGCAGAACAACCTTGCCCAAACACCTTTAATTTGTTACGAAATAAACTGCTATGGCCGACCTGACATATCAACTACCAGGCTTGCCCCACCACAAAGCTTGAAAGATCTGAGTAACTTACCCAGACTTTCTTATAAAAAAACACAGCAACGAAAAACAGATCTGTAGTAAAAAATGGGAAACGAATGCCCCAGGATATCAAACTGACGGCAATAGAAGTGGCCACAGGTATGATCTTGGCAACCCTGTTGGAGGGCATTACCATGGACAATAAATATTTCGCAACCATGATTCTCATTCTGGCTGCGGCCTCAACACTGCTTTGCGGCTGCTACCCGAGGCGGGTCGACCCCATTGGCCCGGAAGGAAAACAACTGACCTGGGAAGAAATGAACCTGAGCCAACGCAAGGCCCATATGCGCCAAAAGATACTGCCGGTTGCCGCCGATGTCTTCGGCACCTGGCAGCCGGAACGGTTTGACCAGGTAAATTGCAGCCTCTGACCTGCCCACGGCTGACCTGCCCCGGCTCAGCGGAGCCCTGCTTTTGGGCCCCGAATTCGGGAGGGCACCGGAAACCACCCGGCTAAAACTCAACCGCCTGGTTCCCGAAATGTCGGCAGCGCTGGGCCTCAA
This genomic window contains:
- a CDS encoding helix-turn-helix transcriptional regulator; translated protein: MDEILTTRQVAKYLNVNEKMIYSLIAEKGLPASKVTGKWLFPLDLVRQWVENGTRNFPEQVKLPPYHGLVLISGANDLLLDTLVATFNLKHSEHMALFGLAGSMGGLTALRKNLCHIAGCRSADENSDTAFPFMDEEIAQASAVVNLCHREQGLIIQKNNPLGLSSVKDLSKKGVTIVNRRIGTGARQILDRELKRFGMDGDAINGYENCVSRHMDAGLAILNGKAHAAPGIRAVANLLGLDFISLCWERFDLFVNKDSFFEQGVQLFLAMLKGKVIKRTADELGGYDLSMTGKMVYPETGNEDEQ
- a CDS encoding shikimate kinase yields the protein MSVALIGMPAVGKSTVGVLLAKQLGYEFLDTDIVIQTRENMTLAQIIKKKGLKGFLDIEAECLLGLGGKRQVISTGGSVIYREQAMYHLKKIATVIYLHADLPTLLNRLSDLDARGVAIDPSSSIYALYKERAPLYDKFCDIKIACGQKLPGRVTADITAALADQI
- a CDS encoding metal ABC transporter permease, yielding MEILNYEFMRHALAAGLLTSIICGIMGTLVVVNRIVFLSGGIAHAAYGGIGMAFYFNWPVIPSTMGFSLVASLVMAAVTLNNRQRADTVIGVIWAVGMAFGIILVDLTPGYNVDLMSYLFGSILTVPGSDLILMGVIGALILFLVVFFYKELMAISYDEEFAGLRGLPVRGIYFSLIAMLGFTVVMVIQVVGLIMVIALLTIPPFMVEKYARSLGTMMIGSSLLGACFTMAGLYLSYRFDLTSGAAIIMVAGTVFLVSLGVEKIWGFIPRVLQPENQKANIMSINKE
- a CDS encoding ABC transporter ATP-binding protein, which produces MDFSYNGEDVVLSDINLTIREHDFMAVIGPNGGGKSTLIRLILGLLKPDKGQIRVLGERPGKLTQALGYVPQNVHINDHFPITALDVVLMGCLGTGGHFGQSAQTRKECEKDGLATLERLGMSKHARKKIGELSGGQRQRVFIARALMTQPRLLLLDEPTAGIDSEGRRDFLNLLQTLNKDVAIVVVTHDLFAVSGYVKSVACVNHRLYYHTQKEIEGQSLETMYNCTVEDVCRVQVLAQGLPGTGLKRSGDADGNP
- a CDS encoding zinc ABC transporter substrate-binding protein, with translation MKRFVKLFTVISVIAVFYAPAWAKTPVPVFVSIVPQQYFVQQIGKDKVDVSVMVQPGASPATYEPKPAQMVKLSKTRLYFSIGVPFETFWLDKIASANPDMTIVHTDKGIEKQPMAAHHHENEYQADHHDDKATTEADHDHEDDHGHAVLDPHIWLSPKLVKIQAGHIFDALVAADPENKGFYTINYNAFIKELDALDQDLTGMLTDNVGIQFMVFHPAWGYFARDYNLKMIPIEIEGKAPKPAQLQELIAHARVEGIKVVFVQPQFSSKSAELVAKEINGQVMRANPLALDWLDNMKKMAEQFKEVLK
- a CDS encoding DUF1178 family protein; protein product: MIVFDLECINGHVFEGWFDDRDDLNRQQEQGLLQCPVCDSFSVSPKLSAVAIRKSASPNPVASGREMASQAQMEAMTELAEKMSRYVENNYEDVGSSFAKEALEMHYGAKEFKQIRGTTTKEEEKTLEKEGVPVVKIPDFKKDNEDLN
- a CDS encoding radical SAM protein gives rise to the protein MKTDPPHILCVNPWVHDFAAFDFWARPLGLFTIAAILRQNRVRVSFLDCMNRFHPRKTNRVKVYWDGRGPFEKTQIPLPSALETHLGSLGGKFTRYGALKAWIEQDLLEMDRPDLILVTSLMTYWATGVAETIALLKKNYPGVPVVLGGIYASLCKTHARKYSGADHVVTGPAEPVLADLVETYTGFTLNHIPDPADLDTTPFAALDLQDTMAYAPILTSRGCPFSCEYCASSFLEPRFRRRSPENVFQEICHWHNNFQVKNFAFYDDALLIQPEKYAFPLLERIIDEKMDLFFHTPNAVHIKEISAKAADLMFKADFKTIRLGLETADFSSHRHDIKVKRNEFLMAVDNLRAAGFAKDQLGAYLLCGLPDQNLDEVEGSITLVKQLGLTPVLAYYTPIPHTPMWADAVKNARFDITAHPALTNNSLFPCVRSQQDLERISQLKKMVK
- a CDS encoding Lrp/AsnC family transcriptional regulator: MTTSLTDLEKKVISLLQTDIPVCKRPYLVMAEQIGISEEKFLEVLSGLHDRNMIRRFGATLKHQKSGFKANAMVAWKVPEERVEEVGSIMASFREVTHCYRRNPAPGWDKNLYTMVHGASEDECFAIAAKLSEATGEKIYHLLFSRRELKKTSMQYFEN
- the mtnA gene encoding S-methyl-5-thioribose-1-phosphate isomerase, which translates into the protein MNVDGKQMRPIWFDNESKTVKVIDQRRLPHELIVQDLTTNDLVIHAIKDMYVRGAPLIGATGALGVYVILVQKDNQGADDTWFKRECARLRDARPTATNLAWGVDRVMEKALNASGYDARVAAALKEALGIVEEEAVNCQKIGEFGLSIIKEIAAKKNGQPVNILTHCNAGWLACIEYGTATAPMYTAFDAGIDIHVWVDETRPLNQGSRLTAWELGKHGIRHTVITDNAGGHLMQHGMVDLVLVGTDRTTRAGDVANKIGTYLKALAARDNNVPFYVALPSSTFDWTITDGVKDIPIEERDPGEIKYVQGFFDGKISSVLVPPENSPAANHAFDVTPARLVTGFITERGICGAGEEQIMALFPDKKIDTQSSSF
- a CDS encoding type II toxin-antitoxin system VapC family toxin, giving the protein MKKVLIDTNIYSLAMKGDVAVVGELRKIDSIGFSVISVGELYAGFKGGNREAINRDELYLFLDSPRVIVLSVDAETAEFYASVLDNLKKAGTPIPTNDIWIAAIAFQHGYKMFTRDKHFHFIPGLVLI
- a CDS encoding antitoxin gives rise to the protein MKTMTIRGIEPKLAEKLKQIAQEKGKSVNQLVIDLIQERLGIKKQKLYSRAYDDLDDLFGRWSETEFKTIENNINKERRIEPEIWNEKGID